A single Oryza brachyantha chromosome 8, ObraRS2, whole genome shotgun sequence DNA region contains:
- the LOC102714760 gene encoding transcription factor MYBS3-like has protein sequence MTRDGGGALPPAAAAADGPRRCSQCGHHGHNARTCTGRGPVKLFGVRIGDKPPTAAAAAGGGGGMRKCASMGNLAQLAAEGSGGGGGREEGYGSDGNDDKRRKRGEAWSEEEHKKFLLGLNKLGKGDWRGISRNYVVSRTPTQVASHAQKYFIRQTNAHRRKRRSSLFDMVIDDSDDQPLSRTSSQEIEEENLEDAQPVTAPVIPPAPVPMLSSSSGPPPVPTMSPVAPGPVFTSALVTLPVSAVAPQHEEKEPAASDSNTRETGVMSPEVMPPYGYPMMLPPYYPPAFVPMPYYGYVPVFYAPPGAAQASHEVVKPVAVHSKSPVHVDELYSMSELSLKGETSVSNGTPNSPLPPKPIGRPARQSAFHGKGPADGSSNGLIPAK, from the exons ATGacgcgggacggcggcggcgcgctgccgccggcggcggcggcggcggatgggcCGAGGCGGTGCTCGCAGTGCGGGCACCACGGGCACAACGCGCGGACGTGCACGGGGCGGGGCCCCGTGAAGCTGTTCGGGGTGCGGATCGGCGACAagccgcccaccgccgcggcggcggctggtgggggaggaggcaTGAGGAAGTGCGCCAGCATGGGGAACCTCGCGCAGCTCGCGGCGGAgggtagcggcggcggcggcgggagggaggaggggtaCGGCTCCGACGGGAACGACGACAAGCGGAGGAAGCGAG GTGAGGCATGGTCAGAAGAGGAGCACAAAAAGTTTCTACTTGGGCTTAATAAATTAGGAAAAGGTGATTGGCGTGGCATATCACGCAATTATGTTGTTTCAAGGACACCCACTCAAGTTGCTAGTCATGCTCAAAAGTATTTCATTCGCCAAACAAATGCACATAGGAGGAAAAGAAGATCAAGCCTCTTTGATATGGTGATCGATGAT TCTGATGATCAGCCTCTCTCCCGTACATCTTCACAAGAAATAGAAGAAGAAAACCTTGAAGATGCACAGCCTGTTACTGCACCAGTGATCCCACCTGCTCCTGTGCCTATGCTATCATCCTCGTCAGGCCCGCCACCAGTGCCAACAATGTCACCAGTTGCTCCAGGTCCTGTGTTTACATCTGCTTTAGTTACGCTGCCAGTGTCAGCAGTGGCACCACAACATGAGGAAAAGGAACCAGCTGCCTCAGATTCAAATACCAGAGAGACAGGGGTCATGAGTCCAGAAGTCATGCCCCCATATGGCTATCCAATGATGCTCCCTCCATACTACCCCCCAGCATTTGTTCCAATGCCCTACTATGGATATGTGCCTGTGTTCTATGCGCCACCAGGAGCAGCACAAGCATCACATGAGGTTGTCAAGCCTGTGGCTGTGCACTCAAAATCTCCAGTACACGTCGACGAACTATACAGCATGTCTGAACTCAGCCTGAAGGGCGAGACAAGTGTGAGCAACGGCACTCCTAATTCTCCCTTGCCCCCAAAACCAATCGGTAGACCAGCCAGGCAATCTGCTTTTCATGGAAAAGGACCTGCTGATGGCTCTTCAAATGGACTGATTCCTGCAAAGTGA